Proteins encoded together in one Staphylococcus aureus window:
- a CDS encoding rhodanese-like domain-containing protein encodes MKSITTDELKNKLLESKPVQIVDVRTDEETAMGYIPNAKLIPMDTIPDNLNSFNKNEIYYIVCAGGVRSAKVVEYLEANGIDAVNVEGGMHAWGDEGLEIKSI; translated from the coding sequence ATGAAGTCAATTACTACAGATGAATTAAAAAATAAACTTTTAGAATCTAAACCAGTTCAAATTGTTGATGTTCGTACTGATGAAGAAACAGCAATGGGATATATTCCTAATGCAAAGTTAATTCCAATGGATACCATTCCGGATAATTTAAATTCATTTAATAAAAATGAAATATATTATATTGTATGTGCTGGTGGAGTTCGAAGCGCTAAAGTTGTAGAATATTTAGAGGCAAATGGCATTGATGCCGTAAATGTCGAAGGCGGCATGCACGCATGGGGCGATGAAGGTTTGGAAATAAAAAGTATTTAA
- a CDS encoding NAD(P)/FAD-dependent oxidoreductase, which produces MYQTIIIGGGPSGLMAAVAASEQSSSVLLIEKKKGLGRKLKISGGGRCNVTNRLPYAEIIKNIPGNGKFLYSPFSIFDNESIIDFFESRGVKLKEEDHGRMFPVSNKAQDVVDTLVTTIERQHVTIKEEEAVSRIEVNTDQTFTVHTQNNSYESHSLVIATGGTSVPQTGSTGDGYKFAQDLGHTITELFPTEVPITSAEPFIKSNRLKGLSLKDVELSVLKKNGKKRISHQMDMLFTHFGISGPAALRCSQFVYKEQKNQKTQHISMAIDAFPELNHEQLKQHITSLLSDTPDKIIKNSLHGLIEERYLLFMLEQAGIDENTTSHHLSNQQLNDLVNMFKGFVFKVNGTLPIDKAFVTGGGVSLKEIQPKTMMSKLVPGLFLCGEVLDIHGYTGGYNITSALVTGHVAGLYAGHYSHASME; this is translated from the coding sequence ATGTATCAAACAATTATTATCGGAGGCGGACCTAGCGGCTTAATGGCGGCAGTAGCTGCAAGCGAACAAAGTAGCAGTGTGTTACTCATTGAAAAAAAGAAAGGTCTAGGTCGTAAACTCAAAATATCTGGTGGCGGTAGATGTAACGTAACTAATCGATTACCATATGCTGAAATTATTAAGAACATTCCTGGAAATGGGAAATTTTTATATAGTCCCTTTTCAATTTTTGATAATGAATCCATCATAGATTTTTTTGAGTCTAGGGGTGTTAAATTAAAAGAAGAAGATCACGGGCGTATGTTTCCAGTTTCCAACAAAGCACAAGACGTGGTTGATACATTAGTGACAACTATCGAACGCCAACATGTAACGATTAAAGAAGAAGAAGCTGTTAGTAGAATCGAAGTTAATACAGACCAAACTTTCACTGTACATACTCAAAATAATAGTTATGAAAGCCATTCGCTAGTGATTGCTACAGGTGGTACAAGTGTCCCTCAAACTGGTTCAACTGGTGATGGTTATAAGTTCGCACAAGATTTAGGTCATACCATTACTGAGTTATTCCCGACCGAAGTTCCAATTACATCAGCTGAACCTTTCATCAAATCCAATCGTCTAAAAGGTTTAAGTTTAAAAGATGTTGAATTGTCAGTACTTAAGAAAAATGGTAAAAAACGCATCAGTCATCAAATGGATATGTTATTTACTCATTTTGGTATCAGTGGTCCAGCTGCATTAAGATGTAGTCAGTTTGTTTATAAAGAACAAAAAAATCAAAAGACACAGCACATTTCTATGGCAATCGATGCATTTCCTGAATTAAACCATGAACAATTAAAACAACACATCACATCATTATTATCGGACACACCAGATAAAATCATTAAAAACAGTTTGCATGGTCTAATTGAAGAGCGCTACTTACTGTTCATGCTGGAACAAGCAGGAATCGATGAAAATACCACATCACATCACTTATCAAATCAACAATTGAACGACTTAGTAAATATGTTTAAAGGGTTTGTATTTAAGGTGAACGGGACATTACCTATAGATAAGGCATTTGTCACAGGTGGTGGTGTGTCACTTAAAGAAATTCAACCTAAAACAATGATGTCTAAATTAGTTCCGGGATTATTTTTATGTGGTGAAGTATTAGATATACATGGTTATACTGGTGGTTATAATATTACAAGTGCACTCGTAACAGGACATGTCGCTGGATTATATGCCGGACATTACTCACATGCATCAATGGAATAA
- the sasC gene encoding LPXTG-anchored aggregation protein SasC: MNLLKKNKYSIRKYKVGIFSTLIGTVLLLSNPNGAQALTTDNNVQSDTNQATPVNSQDKDVANNRGLANSAQNTPNQSATTNQATNQALVNHNNGSIVNQATPTSVQSSTPSAQNNNHTDGNTTATETVSNANNNDVVSNNTALNVPTKTNENGSGGHLTLKEIQEDVRHSSNKPELVAIAEPASNRPKKRSRRAAPADPNATPADPAAAAVGNGGAPVAITAPYTPTTDPNANNAGQNAPNEVLSFDDNGIRPSTNRSVPTVNVVNNLPGFTLINGGKVGVFSHAMVRTSMFDSGDNKNYQAQGNVIALGRIHGTDTNDHGDFNGIEKALTVNPNSELIFEFNTMTTKNGQGATNVIIKNADTNDTIAEKTVEGGPTLRLFKVPDNVRNLKIQFVPKNDAITDARGIYQLKDGYKYYSFVDSIGLHSGSHVFVERRTMDPTATNNKEFTVTTSLKNNGNSGASLDTNDFVYQVQLPEGVEYVNNSLTKDFPSNNSGVDVNDMNVTYDAANRVITIKSTGGGTANSPARLMPDKILDLRYKLRVNNVPTPRTVTFNETLTYKTYTQDFINSAAESHTVSTNPYTIDIIMNKDALQAEVDRRIQQADYTFASLDIFNGLKRRAQTILDENRNNVPLNKRVSQAYIDSLTNQMQHTLIRSVDAENAVNKKVDQMEDLVNQNDELTDEEKQAAIQVIEEHKNEIIGNIGDQTIDDGVTRIKDQGIQTLSGDTATPVVKPNAKKAIRDKATKQREIINATPDATEDEIQDALNQLATDETDAIDNVTNATTNADVETAKNNGINTIGAVVPQVTHKKAARDAINQATATKRQQINSNREATQEEKNAALNELTQATNHALEQINQATTNANVDNAKGDGLNAINPIAPVTVVKQAARDAVSHDAQQHIAEINANPDATQEERQAAIDKVNAAVTAANTNILNANTNADVEQVKTNAIQGIQAITPATKVKTDAKNAIDKSAETQHNTIFNNNDATLEEQQAAQQLLDQAVATAKQNINAADTNQEVAQAKDQGTQNIVVIQPATQVKTDTRNVVNDKAREAITNINATTGATREEKQEAINRVNTLKNRALTDIGVTSTTAMVNSIRDDAVNQIGAVQPHVTKKQTATGVLNDLATAKKQEINQNTNATTEEKQVALNQVDQELATAINNINQADTNAEVDQAQQLGTKAINAIQPNIVKKPAALAQINQHYNAKLAEINATPDATNDEKNAAINTLNQDRQQAIESIKQANTNAEVDQAATVAENNIDAVQVDVVKKQAARDKITAEVAKRIEAVKQTPNATDEEKQAAVNQINQLKDQAINQINQNQTNDQVDTTTNQAVNAIDNVEAEVVIKPKAIADIEKAVKEKQQQIDNSLDSTDNEKEVASQALAKEKEKALAAIDQAQTNSQVNQAATNGVSAIKIIQPETKVKPAAREKINQKANELRAKINQDKEATAEERQVALDKINEFVNQAMTDITNNRTNQQVDDTTSQALDSIALVTPDHIVRAAARDAVKQQYEAKKREIEQAEHATDEEKQVALNQLANNEKRALQNIDQAIANNDVKRVETNGIATLKGVQPHIVIKPEAQQAIKASAENQVESIKDTPHATVDELDEANQLISDTLKQAQQEIENTNQDAAVTDVRNQTIKAIEQIKPKVRRKRAALDSIEENNKNQLDAIRNTLDTTQDERDVAIDTLNKIVNTIKNDIAQNKTNAEVDRTETDGNDNIKVILPKVQVKPAARQSVGVKAEAQNALIDQSDLSTEEERLAAKHLVEQALNQAIDQINHADKTAQVNQDSINAQNIISKIKPATTVKATALQQIQNIATNKINLIKANNEATDEEQNIAIAQVEKELIKAKQQIASAVTNADVAYLLHDEKNEIREIEPVINRKASAREQLTTLFNDKKQAIEANIQATVEERNSILAQLQNIYDTAIGQIDQDRSNAQVDKTASLNLQTIHDLDVHPIKKPDAEKTINDDLARVTALVQNYRKVSNRNKADALKAITALKLQMDEELKTARTNADVDAVLKRFNVALSDIEAVITEKENSLLRIDNIAQQTYAKFKAIATPEQLAKVKVLIDQYVADGNRMIDEDATLNDIKQHTQFIVDEILAIKLPAEATKVSPKEIQPAPKVCTPIKKEETHESRKVEKELPNTGSEGMDLPLKEFALITGAALLARRRTKNEKES; the protein is encoded by the coding sequence ATGAATTTGTTAAAGAAAAATAAATATAGTATTAGGAAGTATAAAGTAGGCATATTCTCTACTTTAATCGGAACAGTTTTATTACTTTCAAACCCAAATGGTGCACAAGCCTTAACTACGGATAATAATGTACAAAGCGATACTAATCAAGCAACACCTGTAAATTCACAAGATAAAGATGTTGCTAATAATAGAGGTTTAGCAAATAGTGCGCAGAATACACCTAATCAATCTGCAACAACCAATCAAGCAACGAATCAAGCATTGGTTAATCATAATAATGGTAGTATAGTAAATCAAGCTACGCCAACATCAGTGCAATCAAGTACGCCTTCAGCACAAAACAATAATCATACAGATGGCAATACAACAGCAACTGAGACAGTGTCAAACGCTAATAATAATGATGTAGTGTCGAATAATACCGCATTAAATGTACCAACTAAAACAAATGAAAATGGTTCAGGAGGACATCTAACTTTAAAGGAAATTCAAGAAGATGTTCGTCATTCTTCAAATAAACCAGAGCTAGTTGCAATTGCTGAACCAGCATCTAATAGACCGAAAAAGAGAAGTAGACGTGCGGCACCGGCAGATCCTAATGCAACTCCAGCAGATCCAGCGGCTGCAGCGGTAGGAAACGGTGGTGCACCAGTTGCAATTACAGCGCCATATACGCCAACAACTGATCCTAATGCCAATAATGCAGGACAAAATGCACCTAACGAAGTGCTGTCATTTGATGACAATGGTATTAGACCAAGTACCAACCGTTCTGTGCCAACAGTAAACGTTGTTAATAACTTGCCGGGCTTCACACTAATCAATGGTGGCAAAGTAGGGGTGTTTAGTCATGCAATGGTAAGAACGAGCATGTTTGATTCAGGAGATAATAAGAACTATCAAGCACAAGGAAATGTAATTGCATTAGGTCGTATACATGGAACTGATACGAATGACCATGGCGATTTTAATGGTATCGAGAAAGCATTAACAGTAAATCCGAATTCTGAATTAATCTTTGAATTTAATACAATGACTACTAAAAACGGTCAAGGCGCAACAAATGTTATTATCAAAAATGCTGATACTAATGATACGATTGCTGAAAAGACTGTTGAAGGCGGTCCAACTTTGCGTTTATTTAAAGTACCTGATAATGTGAGAAATCTCAAAATTCAATTTGTACCTAAAAATGACGCAATAACAGATGCGCGTGGCATTTATCAACTAAAAGATGGTTACAAATACTATAGCTTTGTTGACTCTATCGGACTTCATTCTGGGTCACATGTTTTTGTTGAAAGACGAACAATGGATCCAACAGCAACAAATAATAAAGAGTTTACTGTAACAACATCATTAAAGAATAATGGTAATTCTGGTGCTTCTCTAGATACAAATGACTTTGTATATCAAGTTCAATTACCTGAAGGTGTTGAATATGTGAACAATTCATTGACTAAAGATTTTCCAAGTAACAATTCAGGCGTTGATGTTAATGATATGAATGTTACATATGATGCAGCAAATCGTGTGATAACAATTAAAAGTACTGGAGGAGGTACAGCAAACTCTCCGGCACGACTTATGCCTGATAAAATACTCGATTTAAGATATAAATTACGTGTAAATAATGTGCCGACACCAAGAACAGTAACATTTAACGAGACATTAACGTATAAAACATATACACAAGATTTCATTAATTCAGCTGCAGAAAGTCATACTGTAAGTACAAATCCATATACTATCGATATCATCATGAATAAAGATGCATTACAAGCCGAAGTTGACAGACGTATTCAACAAGCTGATTATACATTTGCGTCATTAGATATCTTTAATGGTCTGAAACGACGCGCACAAACGATTTTAGATGAAAATCGTAACAATGTACCATTAAATAAAAGAGTTTCTCAAGCATATATTGATTCATTAACTAATCAAATGCAACATACGTTAATTCGAAGTGTTGATGCTGAAAATGCAGTTAATAAAAAAGTTGACCAAATGGAAGATTTAGTTAATCAAAATGATGAATTGACAGATGAAGAAAAACAAGCAGCAATACAAGTTATCGAGGAACATAAAAATGAAATAATTGGTAATATTGGTGACCAAACGATTGATGATGGCGTTACTAGAATCAAAGATCAAGGTATACAGACCTTAAGTGGGGATACTGCAACACCGGTTGTTAAACCAAATGCTAAAAAAGCAATACGTGATAAAGCAACGAAACAAAGGGAAATTATCAATGCAACACCAGATGCTACTGAAGACGAGATTCAAGATGCACTAAATCAATTAGCTACGGATGAAACAGATGCTATTGATAATGTTACGAATGCTACTACAAATGCTGACGTTGAAACAGCTAAAAATAATGGCATCAATACTATTGGAGCAGTTGTTCCTCAAGTAACTCATAAAAAAGCTGCAAGAGATGCAATTAACCAAGCAACAGCAACGAAAAGACAACAAATAAATAGTAATAGAGAAGCAACTCAGGAAGAGAAAAATGCAGCATTGAACGAATTAACTCAAGCAACCAACCATGCTTTAGAACAAATCAATCAAGCAACAACAAATGCTAATGTTGATAACGCCAAAGGAGATGGTCTAAATGCCATTAATCCAATTGCTCCTGTAACTGTTGTTAAGCAAGCTGCAAGGGATGCCGTATCACATGATGCACAACAACATATCGCAGAGATCAATGCTAATCCTGATGCGACTCAAGAAGAAAGACAAGCAGCAATTGACAAAGTGAATGCTGCTGTAACTGCAGCAAACACAAACATTTTAAACGCTAATACCAATGCTGATGTTGAACAAGTAAAGACAAATGCGATTCAAGGAATACAAGCAATTACACCAGCTACAAAAGTAAAAACAGATGCAAAAAATGCCATCGATAAAAGTGCGGAAACGCAACATAATACGATATTTAATAATAATGATGCGACGCTCGAAGAACAACAAGCAGCACAACAATTACTTGATCAAGCTGTAGCCACAGCGAAGCAAAATATTAATGCAGCAGATACGAATCAAGAAGTTGCACAAGCAAAAGATCAGGGCACACAAAATATAGTAGTGATTCAACCGGCAACACAAGTTAAAACGGATACTCGCAATGTTGTAAATGATAAAGCGCGAGAGGCGATAACAAATATCAATGCTACAACTGGCGCGACTCGAGAAGAGAAACAAGAAGCGATAAATCGTGTCAATACACTTAAAAATAGAGCATTAACTGATATTGGTGTGACGTCTACTACTGCGATGGTCAATAGTATTAGAGACGATGCAGTCAATCAAATCGGCGCAGTTCAACCGCATGTAACGAAGAAACAAACTGCTACAGGTGTATTAAATGATTTAGCAACTGCTAAAAAGCAAGAAATTAATCAAAACACAAATGCAACAACTGAAGAAAAGCAAGTGGCTTTAAATCAAGTGGATCAAGAGTTAGCAACGGCAATTAATAATATAAATCAAGCTGATACAAATGCGGAAGTAGATCAAGCGCAACAATTAGGTACAAAAGCAATTAATGCGATTCAGCCAAATATTGTTAAAAAACCTGCAGCATTAGCACAAATCAATCAGCATTATAATGCTAAATTAGCTGAAATCAATGCTACACCAGATGCAACGAATGATGAGAAAAATGCTGCGATCAATACTTTAAATCAAGACAGACAACAAGCTATTGAAAGTATTAAACAAGCTAACACAAATGCAGAAGTAGACCAAGCTGCGACAGTAGCAGAGAATAATATCGATGCTGTTCAAGTTGATGTAGTAAAAAAACAAGCAGCGCGAGATAAAATCACTGCTGAAGTGGCGAAGCGTATTGAAGCGGTTAAACAAACACCTAATGCAACTGACGAAGAAAAGCAGGCTGCTGTTAATCAAATCAATCAACTTAAAGATCAAGCAATTAATCAAATTAATCAAAACCAAACAAATGATCAGGTAGACACAACTACAAATCAAGCGGTAAATGCTATAGATAATGTTGAAGCTGAAGTAGTAATTAAACCAAAGGCAATTGCAGATATTGAAAAAGCTGTTAAAGAAAAGCAACAGCAAATTGATAATAGTCTTGATTCAACAGATAATGAGAAAGAAGTTGCTTCACAAGCATTAGCTAAAGAAAAAGAAAAAGCACTTGCAGCTATTGACCAAGCTCAAACGAATAGTCAGGTGAATCAAGCAGCAACAAATGGTGTATCAGCGATTAAAATTATTCAACCTGAAACAAAAGTTAAACCAGCTGCACGTGAAAAAATCAATCAAAAAGCGAATGAATTACGTGCTAAGATTAATCAGGATAAAGAAGCAACAGCAGAAGAAAGACAAGTAGCACTAGATAAAATCAATGAATTTGTAAATCAAGCCATGACAGATATTACGAATAATAGAACAAATCAACAAGTTGATGATACAACAAGTCAAGCGCTTGATAGCATTGCTTTAGTGACGCCTGACCATATTGTTAGAGCAGCTGCTAGAGATGCAGTTAAGCAACAATATGAAGCTAAAAAGCGCGAAATTGAGCAAGCGGAACATGCGACTGATGAAGAAAAACAAGTTGCTTTAAATCAATTAGCGAATAATGAAAAACGTGCATTACAAAACATCGATCAAGCAATAGCGAATAATGATGTGAAACGTGTTGAAACAAATGGCATTGCTACACTAAAAGGTGTACAACCTCATATTGTAATTAAGCCTGAAGCACAACAAGCAATAAAAGCAAGTGCAGAAAATCAAGTAGAATCAATAAAAGATACACCACATGCAACAGTTGATGAATTAGATGAAGCGAATCAATTAATTAGCGACACACTCAAACAAGCGCAACAAGAAATAGAAAATACAAATCAAGATGCTGCTGTTACTGATGTTAGAAATCAAACAATCAAGGCAATAGAGCAAATAAAACCTAAAGTAAGACGTAAACGAGCTGCGCTTGATAGCATTGAAGAAAATAATAAAAATCAACTCGATGCAATCCGAAATACGTTGGATACTACTCAAGATGAAAGAGATGTTGCTATTGATACTTTAAATAAAATTGTAAATACAATTAAAAATGACATTGCACAAAACAAAACGAATGCAGAAGTGGATCGAACTGAGACTGATGGCAACGACAACATCAAAGTGATTTTACCTAAAGTTCAAGTTAAACCAGCAGCGCGTCAATCTGTTGGTGTAAAAGCCGAAGCTCAAAATGCACTAATCGATCAAAGCGATTTATCAACTGAAGAAGAAAGACTAGCTGCTAAACATTTAGTAGAACAAGCACTTAATCAGGCTATTGATCAGATCAATCATGCAGATAAGACTGCCCAAGTTAATCAAGATAGTATAAATGCTCAAAATATTATTTCAAAAATTAAACCAGCGACAACAGTTAAAGCAACAGCATTACAACAAATTCAAAATATCGCTACAAATAAAATTAATTTAATTAAAGCAAATAACGAAGCGACAGATGAAGAACAAAATATTGCAATAGCACAAGTTGAAAAAGAGTTAATTAAAGCTAAACAACAAATTGCTAGTGCAGTGACTAATGCAGATGTGGCATATTTATTGCATGATGAGAAAAACGAAATTCGTGAAATCGAACCTGTTATTAACAGAAAGGCGTCTGCTCGAGAACAATTGACAACATTATTCAACGATAAAAAACAAGCAATTGAAGCGAATATTCAAGCAACGGTAGAAGAAAGAAATAGTATATTAGCACAGTTACAAAATATTTATGACACTGCTATTGGACAAATTGATCAAGATCGTAGCAATGCACAAGTTGATAAAACAGCATCATTAAATCTACAAACAATACATGATTTAGATGTACATCCTATTAAAAAGCCAGATGCTGAAAAAACGATTAATGATGATCTTGCACGCGTCACTGCTTTAGTGCAAAATTATCGAAAAGTAAGTAATCGTAATAAGGCTGATGCATTAAAAGCTATAACTGCTTTAAAATTACAAATGGATGAAGAATTAAAAACAGCACGCACTAATGCTGATGTTGATGCAGTTTTAAAACGATTTAATGTTGCATTAAGCGATATAGAAGCAGTAATTACTGAAAAAGAAAATAGCTTACTGCGAATTGATAACATTGCTCAACAAACATATGCGAAATTCAAAGCGATCGCAACACCAGAACAATTAGCTAAAGTAAAAGTATTAATTGATCAATATGTTGCAGATGGCAATAGAATGATTGATGAAGATGCGACATTAAATGACATCAAACAACACACGCAATTCATTGTTGATGAAATTTTAGCAATTAAATTACCAGCTGAAGCGACGAAAGTATCACCAAAAGAAATTCAGCCAGCTCCAAAAGTTTGTACGCCTATTAAAAAAGAAGAGACACATGAATCGCGCAAAGTTGAAAAAGAACTTCCAAATACAGGTTCTGAAGGAATGGATTTACCATTGAAAGAATTTGCACTGATTACAGGTGCGGCTTTGTTAGCTAGAAGACGTACTAAAAACGAAAAAGAATCATAA
- the leuS gene encoding leucine--tRNA ligase gives MLNYNHNQIEKKWQDYWDENKTFKTNDNLGQKKFYALDMFPYPSGAGLHVGHPEGYTATDIISRYKRMQGYNVLHPMGWDAFGLPAEQYALDTGNDPREFTKKNIQTFKRQIKELGFSYDWDREVNTTDPEYYKWTQWIFIQLYNKGLAYVDEVAVNWCPALGTVLSNEEVIDGVSERGGHPVYRKPMKQWVLKITEYADQLLADLDDLDWPESLKDMQRNWIGRSEGAKVSFDVDNTEGKVEVFTTRPDTIYGASFLVLSPEHALVNSITTDEYKEKVKAYQTEASKKSDLERTDLAKDKSGVFTGAYATNPLSGEKVQIWIADYVLSTYGTGAIMAVPAHDDRDYEFAKKFDLPIIEVIEGGNVEEAAYTGEGKHINSGELDGLENEAAITKAIQLLEQKGAGEKKVNYKLRDWLFSRQRYWGEPIPVIHWEDGTMTTVPEEELPLLLPETDEIKPSGTGESPLANIDSFVNVVDEKTGMKGRRETNTMPQWAGSCWYYLRYIDPKNENMLADPEKLKHWLPVDLYIGGVEHAVLHLLYARFWHKVLYDLAIVPTKEPFQKLFNQGMILGEGNEKMSKSKGNVINPDDIVQSHGADTLRLYEMFMGPLDAAIAWSEKGLDGSRRFLDRVWRLMVNEDGTLSSKIVTTNNKSLDKVYNQTVKKVTEDFETLGFNTAISQLMVFINECYKVDEVYKPYIEGFVKMLAPIAPHIGEELWSKLGHEESITYQPWPTYDEALLVDDEVEIVVQVNGKLRAKIKIAKDTSKEEMQEIALSNDNVKASIEGKDIMKVIAVPQKLVNIVAK, from the coding sequence GTGTTGAATTACAACCACAATCAAATTGAAAAGAAATGGCAAGACTATTGGGACGAAAATAAAACATTTAAAACAAATGATAACTTAGGTCAAAAGAAATTTTATGCTTTAGACATGTTTCCATATCCATCAGGTGCTGGTTTACATGTTGGACATCCTGAGGGCTATACAGCAACAGATATCATTTCAAGATATAAAAGAATGCAAGGATATAATGTATTACATCCGATGGGGTGGGATGCATTCGGATTACCAGCAGAGCAATATGCTTTAGACACTGGCAACGACCCACGTGAATTTACAAAGAAAAATATCCAAACTTTTAAACGACAAATTAAAGAATTAGGGTTCAGTTATGATTGGGATCGTGAAGTTAATACAACAGATCCAGAATACTATAAATGGACACAGTGGATTTTCATACAGTTATATAACAAAGGTTTAGCATACGTTGATGAAGTTGCAGTTAACTGGTGTCCAGCATTAGGCACTGTTTTATCTAACGAAGAAGTGATTGATGGTGTCTCTGAACGTGGTGGACATCCAGTTTATCGTAAGCCGATGAAACAATGGGTACTTAAAATCACAGAATATGCAGATCAATTATTAGCAGATTTAGATGATTTAGATTGGCCTGAGTCTTTAAAAGATATGCAGCGCAATTGGATTGGACGTTCTGAAGGGGCCAAAGTTTCATTTGATGTAGATAATACGGAAGGAAAAGTAGAAGTATTTACGACTAGACCAGATACAATCTATGGTGCATCATTCTTAGTCTTAAGTCCTGAACATGCATTAGTTAATTCAATTACAACAGATGAATATAAAGAAAAAGTAAAAGCTTATCAAACAGAAGCTTCTAAAAAGTCAGATTTAGAACGTACAGATTTAGCAAAAGATAAATCAGGTGTATTTACTGGTGCATATGCAACTAATCCTTTATCTGGTGAAAAAGTACAAATTTGGATTGCTGATTATGTATTATCAACATATGGTACTGGAGCAATTATGGCAGTACCAGCGCATGATGACAGAGATTATGAATTTGCTAAAAAGTTTGATTTGCCAATCATTGAAGTCATCGAAGGTGGAAATGTTGAAGAAGCAGCATACACTGGTGAAGGTAAACATATTAATTCTGGTGAACTTGATGGTTTAGAAAATGAAGCGGCAATTACTAAAGCTATTCAATTATTAGAGCAAAAAGGTGCTGGCGAAAAGAAAGTTAATTACAAATTAAGAGATTGGTTATTCAGTCGTCAGCGTTATTGGGGCGAACCAATTCCTGTCATTCATTGGGAAGATGGAACAATGACAACTGTTCCTGAAGAAGAGCTACCATTGTTGTTACCTGAAACAGATGAAATCAAGCCATCAGGGACTGGTGAGTCTCCACTAGCTAATATTGATTCATTTGTAAATGTTGTAGATGAAAAAACAGGTATGAAAGGACGTCGTGAAACAAATACAATGCCACAATGGGCAGGTAGTTGTTGGTATTATTTACGTTACATCGATCCTAAAAATGAAAATATGTTAGCAGATCCTGAAAAATTAAAACATTGGTTACCTGTTGATTTATATATCGGTGGAGTAGAACATGCGGTTCTTCACTTATTATATGCAAGATTTTGGCATAAAGTCCTTTATGATTTGGCTATCGTACCTACTAAAGAACCTTTCCAAAAATTATTTAACCAAGGTATGATTTTAGGAGAAGGTAATGAGAAGATGAGTAAATCTAAAGGAAATGTAATCAATCCTGATGATATAGTACAGTCTCATGGTGCAGATACTTTGCGTCTTTACGAAATGTTTATGGGACCTTTAGATGCTGCAATTGCATGGAGTGAAAAAGGATTAGATGGGTCTCGTCGATTCTTAGATCGCGTATGGCGTTTAATGGTAAATGAAGATGGGACATTGAGTTCAAAAATTGTAACTACAAATAATAAATCTTTAGATAAAGTTTATAACCAAACTGTTAAAAAGGTAACAGAAGACTTTGAAACATTAGGATTTAATACTGCTATTAGTCAATTAATGGTATTTATTAATGAGTGTTATAAAGTTGATGAAGTTTATAAACCTTACATTGAAGGCTTCGTTAAAATGTTAGCACCTATTGCACCACATATCGGTGAAGAATTATGGTCAAAATTAGGACATGAAGAGTCTATTACGTACCAACCTTGGCCAACTTATGACGAAGCACTACTTGTAGATGATGAAGTAGAAATCGTTGTTCAAGTGAATGGTAAATTGAGAGCTAAAATTAAAATTGCTAAAGATACATCAAAAGAAGAAATGCAAGAAATTGCCTTATCTAATGACAATGTTAAAGCGAGTATTGAAGGTAAAGACATCATGAAAGTCATCGCTGTTCCTCAAAAATTAGTCAATATTGTAGCTAAATAA